In a genomic window of uncultured Flavobacterium sp.:
- a CDS encoding TonB-dependent receptor has translation MMSQELGKVTGKVSLSGNVPAENITVVLKGTRYVATTNEDGQYEIKNVKPATYTIIIRSVGIHKVEDQIVVTAKQTTTKNFMLSESQEDLDEVVITKNKYKQDKPSLSLRLQTPVLEIPQNIQIVSAQTLKDQQITSMSDGVIRNVSGAVRLEHWGDLYTNITMRGSQIQAFRNGFNVVSSFWGPLTEDMSFVDHIEFVKGPAGFMLSSGDPSGLYNVVTKKPTGITKGEVSVLGGSYDFYRVSIDFDGKLDKKGKLLYRFNGAAQNKGSHRAFEHNNRYVIAPVISYQIDDKTKLTAEYNFQYANMTEVGSYYVFGPKSEGYATLPVGFTMTQPGLPDTNIQDHSGYLMFEHKFDDNWKLTAQTSYFKYLQQGYSSWPSAVGSDDNALGKGNIIRNVGIWDAESNMYLGQIFVNGKFNTGSITHKILGGLDLGSKDYMADWGQSHDLDTAANPFNVYNPNYGTPSNGFPNFDHTTPLSVRAGGKMSSEYSAAYIQEEVGFFRNRLRVTVAGRYTWISQTSWGETQADSHITPRIGISASITEDLAVYGLYDQAFLPQSGIIKNGDKVKPLTGNNLEFGVKKDWFDGSWNTSLSVYRITKENELTADPTNGPNDIYKIVLGEKRAEGVEFDVRGRLLDGLNLVANYAFTESVVTSSAISTISVGSVVPGYAKHTANAWLNYTLQSGKLKGFGASIGGTYLVGRQTDTWSAGAEKLPNYFKLDGGLSYETGKIKVTANVFNILDKYLYSGSYYEWLSAYYWQTEAPRNFRVGVTYKF, from the coding sequence ATGATGAGTCAGGAACTTGGAAAAGTAACAGGAAAGGTTTCGCTAAGCGGAAATGTTCCTGCTGAGAATATTACAGTTGTTCTGAAAGGAACAAGATATGTTGCCACGACCAATGAAGATGGACAATATGAGATTAAAAACGTAAAACCGGCAACTTATACAATTATCATAAGATCTGTTGGAATTCATAAAGTTGAAGACCAAATTGTGGTTACAGCAAAGCAAACGACGACTAAAAACTTTATGCTTTCTGAAAGTCAGGAAGATCTTGATGAAGTTGTGATTACAAAAAATAAATACAAACAAGATAAGCCTTCATTGTCTTTAAGATTGCAGACTCCTGTTTTGGAAATTCCTCAAAATATTCAGATTGTAAGCGCGCAGACTTTAAAAGATCAACAAATTACGAGTATGAGTGATGGAGTTATCAGAAACGTGAGTGGAGCGGTGCGTTTGGAACACTGGGGAGATTTGTATACTAATATTACGATGCGTGGTTCTCAAATTCAGGCTTTTCGTAACGGTTTTAATGTGGTTTCTTCTTTTTGGGGACCTCTTACTGAAGATATGAGTTTTGTAGATCATATTGAATTTGTAAAAGGACCGGCAGGATTTATGCTTTCGAGCGGTGATCCAAGCGGACTTTATAATGTGGTTACTAAAAAACCAACAGGAATTACTAAAGGTGAAGTTTCTGTTTTAGGCGGAAGCTACGATTTTTACAGAGTTAGCATCGATTTTGACGGAAAATTAGATAAAAAAGGAAAATTATTATACAGATTCAACGGAGCGGCTCAAAATAAAGGTTCACATCGTGCCTTCGAACACAACAATCGTTACGTAATTGCTCCGGTAATTTCATACCAAATTGATGATAAAACAAAGCTTACGGCTGAATATAATTTTCAATATGCAAACATGACTGAGGTTGGTTCTTACTATGTATTTGGTCCTAAATCTGAAGGTTATGCAACTTTGCCAGTTGGATTTACAATGACACAGCCAGGATTGCCTGATACTAATATTCAGGATCATAGCGGATATCTTATGTTCGAACATAAGTTTGATGATAACTGGAAACTGACGGCTCAAACTTCTTATTTTAAATATCTTCAGCAAGGGTATAGTTCTTGGCCAAGTGCTGTTGGATCAGATGATAATGCGCTTGGAAAAGGAAATATCATTAGAAATGTTGGAATCTGGGATGCAGAAAGTAATATGTATCTAGGTCAGATATTTGTAAACGGAAAGTTCAATACAGGATCAATTACACACAAAATATTAGGTGGTTTAGATTTAGGAAGCAAAGATTATATGGCAGATTGGGGACAATCTCATGATCTTGATACTGCTGCAAATCCGTTTAATGTTTATAATCCAAATTATGGAACTCCTTCGAATGGTTTTCCTAATTTCGATCATACAACACCACTTTCAGTGAGAGCTGGCGGGAAAATGAGTTCAGAGTATTCGGCGGCATATATTCAGGAAGAAGTTGGCTTTTTTAGAAATAGACTTAGAGTTACTGTGGCAGGAAGATATACCTGGATTAGCCAGACAAGCTGGGGAGAAACTCAGGCAGATAGTCATATTACGCCACGTATTGGTATTAGTGCTTCTATAACTGAGGATCTTGCAGTTTACGGATTATACGATCAGGCATTTTTACCGCAATCGGGTATTATTAAAAATGGAGATAAAGTAAAACCGTTAACTGGAAATAATCTGGAATTTGGTGTTAAAAAAGATTGGTTTGACGGATCTTGGAATACTTCATTATCTGTTTATCGCATTACAAAAGAAAATGAACTTACAGCTGATCCTACAAATGGTCCAAATGATATTTACAAAATTGTTTTGGGAGAAAAAAGAGCTGAAGGTGTTGAATTTGATGTTAGAGGAAGATTATTGGACGGACTTAATCTTGTTGCAAATTACGCTTTTACAGAATCTGTAGTAACAAGTTCAGCTATTTCGACTATAAGCGTAGGTTCTGTTGTTCCGGGATATGCTAAACATACTGCAAATGCATGGCTAAATTATACGCTTCAAAGCGGAAAACTTAAAGGTTTTGGCGCTTCCATTGGAGGAACTTATCTTGTAGGACGTCAAACGGATACATGGAGCGCAGGAGCTGAGAAGTTACCAAACTATTTCAAACTTGACGGTGGATTATCTTATGAAACCGGAAAGATAAAAGTTACGGCAAACGTATTTAATATCTTGGATAAATACCTTTACAGCGGATCTTATTATGAGTGGCTTTCTGCTTATTATTGGCAAACAGAAGCACCAAGAAACTTTAGAGTTGGTGTAACTTATAAATTCTAA
- a CDS encoding LLM class flavin-dependent oxidoreductase, which translates to MEIGIDSFASAMYGDNNTLSSVDAMEQLLQRIELADQAGLDVFGIGEHHKKEFLDSATVVILSAAAAKTSRIRLSSAVSVLSAADPVRVYQSFATLDLISKGRAEIVVGRGSSIEAYPLFGFNLNDYDALFKEKLDLFLQIRDNEFVTWSGKFRPALNNLPIYPRAIQEKLPVWLGVGGTPESFVRAGSLGLPLMVAIIGGQTHRFRPLIDLYHEAGKAAGFKPEELKVGLHSPGFVGTTTEKAVEEYYPGYAELWTKLGLERGWPPVTKAKFDGLIDDQGVLIVGSPERVAEKILRHSEALGGISRFTFQMDNAGLTHTQLMNAIELIGSKVIPLIRKG; encoded by the coding sequence ATGGAAATAGGAATAGACAGTTTTGCTTCGGCAATGTACGGAGACAATAATACGTTGAGCAGTGTTGATGCAATGGAGCAATTATTGCAAAGAATTGAACTGGCAGATCAAGCAGGACTTGACGTTTTTGGAATTGGAGAACATCATAAAAAAGAGTTTTTAGATTCGGCTACAGTTGTAATATTAAGTGCTGCTGCTGCAAAAACAAGCCGTATTCGATTATCAAGCGCCGTTTCAGTTTTAAGTGCTGCAGATCCTGTCAGAGTTTATCAAAGCTTTGCAACTTTGGATTTAATTTCGAAAGGAAGAGCAGAAATCGTCGTAGGCCGCGGATCTTCTATTGAAGCTTATCCCCTTTTTGGATTTAATCTGAATGATTATGATGCGCTTTTTAAAGAAAAACTAGATCTTTTTCTACAAATCAGAGACAATGAATTTGTGACGTGGTCAGGGAAATTTCGTCCTGCTTTGAATAATCTTCCTATTTATCCGAGAGCAATACAAGAAAAATTACCGGTTTGGCTTGGCGTTGGCGGAACTCCGGAATCTTTTGTGAGAGCCGGAAGTCTTGGTTTACCTTTAATGGTAGCTATTATTGGAGGACAAACACATCGTTTTCGCCCTTTAATCGACTTATATCATGAAGCCGGAAAAGCTGCAGGTTTCAAACCAGAAGAGCTTAAAGTAGGATTACATTCTCCCGGATTTGTTGGAACCACAACCGAAAAAGCAGTCGAAGAATATTATCCTGGTTATGCTGAACTTTGGACAAAACTAGGACTCGAACGCGGTTGGCCACCAGTTACAAAAGCGAAATTTGACGGACTTATTGACGATCAAGGCGTTTTAATCGTAGGAAGTCCGGAACGTGTTGCCGAGAAAATCTTAAGACACAGCGAAGCACTCGGCGGAATCTCAAGATTTACATTTCAAATGGATAATGCAGGACTTACACATACACAATTAATGAACGCAATAGAACTTATAGGTTCAAAAGTGATTCCGTTGATACGCAAAGGATAA
- a CDS encoding DUF1634 domain-containing protein, translating into MQNEKFGEKDFQYIIGNLLRYGVWTSLSVAFIGGIVYLFGHSTDIENYSVFHENDRNIFEVISAVYNGAIQGNGESLIFVGIILLFLTPVLRVLLSLFSFLLEKDYLYVGITLIVIVIILISVSFGFSH; encoded by the coding sequence ATGCAAAACGAAAAATTTGGAGAAAAAGACTTTCAATATATAATTGGTAATTTATTGCGTTATGGCGTTTGGACTTCATTGTCTGTCGCTTTTATTGGCGGAATCGTCTATTTATTCGGACATAGTACAGATATTGAAAACTACTCGGTATTTCATGAAAATGACCGCAATATATTCGAAGTAATTTCTGCAGTTTATAATGGTGCAATTCAGGGAAATGGGGAATCTTTGATCTTTGTGGGAATTATTCTTCTCTTTCTAACGCCCGTTTTACGTGTGTTACTTTCTTTATTTTCTTTCCTTTTAGAAAAAGATTATCTTTATGTTGGCATTACACTAATTGTGATTGTGATCATTTTAATTAGTGTCTCGTTTGGTTTTTCACATTGA
- a CDS encoding sulfite exporter TauE/SafE family protein: protein MTVLTFTLIMILGAFLAGFIGSLSGLGGGIIIIPLLTVVLGVDIHYAIGAALVSVIATSSGSASAYVKEGITNMRLGIFLEIATTIGAVCGALLSTIAPTSFIAILFGLTLIFSAINSLRKKEEHIVLESSPLAKKLRLNGTYPTHDGEIVSYGTKNVVGGFGMMGIAGMMSGLLGIGSGAFKVIAMDNIMRIPFKVSTTTSNFMMGVTAMASSVIYIQKGYIEPGICMPVVIGVLFGAMAGAKVLVRTNPKKLRIFFACLIFVLAVNMIYNGINGKI, encoded by the coding sequence ATGACAGTACTTACATTTACCCTGATTATGATTCTTGGTGCTTTTTTAGCAGGTTTTATTGGCTCATTATCAGGTTTAGGTGGCGGAATCATAATTATTCCACTTCTAACGGTCGTTCTTGGTGTTGACATTCATTATGCAATTGGAGCCGCTTTGGTTTCGGTAATTGCAACTTCTTCAGGTTCGGCTTCTGCATATGTCAAGGAAGGAATTACAAATATGCGACTGGGAATTTTTCTCGAAATTGCCACAACAATTGGTGCCGTTTGCGGAGCTTTGCTTTCTACAATTGCGCCAACTTCATTTATAGCCATATTATTTGGTCTTACTTTAATTTTCTCAGCTATAAATTCTCTTCGAAAGAAAGAAGAACATATTGTTTTAGAATCGAGTCCTTTGGCCAAAAAACTACGCTTAAACGGAACTTATCCCACGCATGATGGTGAAATTGTAAGTTACGGAACTAAAAACGTCGTTGGAGGTTTTGGTATGATGGGAATTGCCGGAATGATGTCGGGATTATTAGGTATTGGTTCCGGTGCTTTTAAAGTTATTGCGATGGATAATATTATGCGAATTCCGTTTAAGGTTTCTACCACAACCAGTAATTTTATGATGGGAGTTACCGCAATGGCGAGTTCTGTAATCTATATTCAAAAAGGTTATATTGAACCCGGAATTTGTATGCCTGTTGTGATTGGAGTTTTGTTTGGAGCTATGGCTGGAGCCAAAGTATTAGTGCGAACAAACCCTAAAAAACTAAGAATATTTTTTGCCTGCCTGATTTTTGTACTTGCAGTGAATATGATTTATAACGGAATTAATGGAAAAATCTAA
- a CDS encoding DoxX family protein, producing the protein MKNITIPQAGLILRIILGITMLSAVADRFGLWGAPGDPGVAWGNWDNFIAYTQTLNSFASKSVAGILGALATFFEILFGLFLIIGFKTRIVALGTSGLMLLFALSMAISISIKAPFDYSVFTSSAAALLLSAIGKTSFALDNKHNPK; encoded by the coding sequence ATGAAAAATATAACAATACCACAAGCAGGTTTAATTCTAAGAATTATTTTAGGAATCACAATGTTATCAGCAGTTGCAGATCGTTTCGGACTTTGGGGCGCGCCCGGAGATCCAGGTGTTGCATGGGGAAACTGGGATAATTTTATTGCTTATACACAAACACTAAACTCTTTTGCCAGTAAATCTGTAGCCGGAATATTAGGTGCTTTGGCTACCTTTTTTGAGATTCTGTTTGGTTTATTCTTAATCATCGGATTCAAAACCCGAATCGTAGCTTTAGGAACTTCGGGATTAATGTTGCTTTTTGCTCTTAGTATGGCGATTTCTATTTCTATAAAAGCACCTTTTGATTATTCGGTTTTTACAAGTTCTGCTGCCGCATTATTACTTTCTGCAATTGGCAAAACATCTTTTGCTTTAGATAACAAACACAATCCGAAGTAA
- a CDS encoding PLP-dependent aminotransferase family protein, translating into MLPYKTLILIDRESSVTLYIQVCNTFISLITNGTLKPSDALPSSRVLSELIGINRNTVKLAYEELISQGWAESIDRKGVFVLSKLPIISKVKLPETNKNQFQEGFIWTNTFEKEVESYGKNIHKDPIVIDDGFPDVRLAPIDQLMREYRSLSRKFYGKNFLKYGSTLGSENLRIAICNYLSNTRGLVVSPENIIITKGSQMGIYLASQLILNPNDTIVVGVSSFATADDTFKYCGANLERVPIDDNGMDVDYLQEILKHKKIKAVYIIPHHHCPTGVTMSMERRLKLLNLAKEYRFAIIEDDYDFDFHYDNKPYLPLASIDHNQNVIYIGSISKTFAPALRIGFMVGSPAFIEAAGSLRKMIDRQGDTLLEEAFAIMYENGEMERHFRKSLKIYKQRRNHFCQILSSDFKNEIDFRIPEGGLAVWANFHEKINLIKMSDEVGKKGLSINNGNFYKNDKFSPNAIRMGFASLAENEMEKALAILKSVL; encoded by the coding sequence ATGTTGCCGTATAAAACTCTAATTCTAATTGATCGCGAATCGTCAGTGACACTTTATATACAAGTGTGCAATACTTTTATTTCGTTGATTACCAATGGTACTTTGAAACCATCGGATGCATTGCCAAGTTCGCGTGTTTTATCGGAACTAATTGGTATTAATAGAAATACGGTTAAATTGGCTTACGAAGAATTAATTAGTCAGGGTTGGGCAGAATCTATAGATCGGAAAGGCGTTTTTGTACTTTCGAAATTGCCTATAATTTCTAAAGTAAAATTACCTGAAACCAACAAAAATCAGTTTCAGGAAGGTTTTATCTGGACGAATACTTTTGAGAAAGAAGTAGAATCTTACGGAAAAAATATTCACAAAGATCCAATTGTTATTGATGATGGTTTTCCTGATGTTCGCTTGGCGCCAATAGACCAATTGATGCGCGAATACCGAAGTTTATCCAGAAAATTCTATGGGAAAAACTTTTTGAAATATGGCAGTACTTTAGGATCTGAAAATCTTAGAATTGCGATTTGTAATTATCTTTCGAACACGAGAGGATTAGTAGTTTCGCCTGAAAATATTATCATTACAAAAGGCAGTCAAATGGGAATTTATCTGGCGTCTCAGTTAATTTTAAATCCAAATGATACGATCGTTGTTGGTGTTTCAAGTTTTGCAACTGCCGATGATACTTTTAAATATTGTGGCGCAAATTTAGAACGAGTTCCTATCGACGATAACGGAATGGATGTTGATTATTTGCAGGAAATTCTGAAGCATAAAAAGATTAAAGCCGTTTATATAATTCCGCATCATCATTGTCCAACTGGCGTAACGATGAGTATGGAACGCCGTTTAAAGCTGCTGAATCTTGCGAAAGAATATCGTTTTGCGATTATAGAAGATGATTACGATTTTGATTTTCACTATGATAACAAGCCTTATTTGCCATTGGCGAGTATTGATCATAATCAAAATGTGATTTATATTGGCTCAATTTCAAAGACTTTTGCGCCCGCTTTGCGAATTGGTTTTATGGTTGGATCTCCAGCTTTTATTGAAGCAGCGGGATCTTTAAGAAAAATGATCGACAGACAAGGCGATACGCTTCTAGAAGAAGCTTTTGCAATTATGTATGAAAATGGAGAAATGGAAAGGCATTTTAGAAAATCATTGAAAATCTACAAACAACGCCGAAATCATTTTTGCCAAATTCTGAGTTCTGATTTTAAAAACGAAATAGATTTTAGAATTCCCGAAGGCGGATTGGCGGTTTGGGCGAATTTTCATGAGAAAATCAATTTGATAAAAATGTCTGATGAAGTTGGTAAAAAAGGACTTTCGATCAATAATGGCAATTTTTATAAAAACGATAAATTCTCTCCAAATGCTATTCGAATGGGTTTTGCTTCTTTGGCAGAAAATGAAATGGAAAAAGCGTTGGCAATCCTTAAAAGCGTACTTTAA
- a CDS encoding GNAT family N-acetyltransferase, whose translation MESIYQIKKIETTSEIEKCWDVAYVLRPHLNKNNWNATITEMMQNEKYSIAGIMDEDKVVAFAGYRVMTSLHSGNIIYIDDLCTLENYRGKGFATQLLDHVKEIAISLGKEAVVLDTGFTNNTAQKIYLKNGFELTAVHLSNRLDK comes from the coding sequence ATGGAGTCTATTTATCAGATTAAAAAAATCGAAACAACATCAGAAATCGAGAAATGTTGGGATGTCGCTTATGTATTAAGACCACATTTGAATAAAAATAACTGGAATGCGACGATTACAGAAATGATGCAAAACGAAAAGTACAGCATCGCCGGAATCATGGACGAAGATAAGGTTGTAGCTTTTGCAGGATATCGCGTTATGACTTCTTTGCACAGCGGAAACATCATTTATATTGATGATTTATGTACGTTAGAAAATTACAGAGGAAAAGGTTTTGCGACTCAATTACTAGATCATGTAAAAGAAATTGCTATTTCGCTTGGTAAAGAAGCTGTAGTTCTTGATACTGGTTTTACAAATAATACAGCCCAAAAAATATATTTAAAAAACGGATTTGAACTGACTGCGGTTCATTTGTCAAATAGATTAGATAAATAA
- a CDS encoding integrase core domain-containing protein: MDLLPQKRGPRYKTRRPLAFIEQKVIELREKGNNKYEIVSILRPKLGKHTPSYSGVYNILKRNKINRLTPKIKKNHQKIIKERMGELGHIDCHHLSKSIIRGESKKRYLVCVIDDYSRIAWAEVIPDITALTVMFATLKCLNILSDHYEIKFEEVLSDNGPEFGIKTSKQKYQHPFERMLMELGITHRYTKPYRPQTNGKVERFWRTLEDDLLRDTDFDSQEELKEELLQYLYYYNHERPHQGIDGKRPIEMINPLPK; encoded by the coding sequence TTGGATCTGCTTCCTCAGAAACGAGGTCCCAGATATAAAACCAGAAGACCGCTAGCTTTTATAGAGCAGAAAGTAATTGAATTACGAGAAAAAGGAAACAACAAATATGAAATTGTTAGTATCTTAAGGCCCAAATTAGGAAAGCATACACCATCATATTCTGGAGTTTATAATATTTTAAAACGTAATAAAATCAATAGATTAACTCCGAAGATTAAAAAGAATCATCAAAAAATAATCAAGGAAAGAATGGGAGAACTTGGGCATATTGATTGTCATCACTTAAGTAAAAGTATCATAAGAGGAGAAAGTAAAAAACGATATTTAGTTTGTGTAATTGATGATTACAGCCGGATTGCCTGGGCTGAAGTGATTCCTGATATTACCGCTTTAACCGTTATGTTTGCCACATTAAAATGTTTAAACATCCTGAGTGATCATTATGAGATAAAATTTGAAGAAGTATTGTCTGATAATGGACCTGAATTTGGAATCAAAACAAGTAAACAAAAATATCAGCATCCTTTTGAGAGAATGCTGATGGAATTAGGAATTACTCATAGGTACACAAAACCTTACAGACCACAGACAAATGGCAAGGTTGAACGTTTCTGGAGAACTCTCGAAGATGATTTATTAAGGGATACGGATTTTGATTCTCAAGAAGAATTAAAAGAAGAGCTATTGCAATATTTATATTATTATAACCATGAAAGACCACATCAAGGTATTGACGGAAAAAGACCAATTGAAATGATAAATCCGTTACCGAAATAA
- a CDS encoding NAD(P)H-dependent oxidoreductase yields the protein MKKVLVVNSSARKQNSKSRKLTEVFTDHWKSIQNNALINYRDLGESHVPHINENWIAAAFKPENLRSLEEIEALKTSDEYIAELREADIIVIGAPMYNWSIPSSLKAYIDQVLRVNETWKLNPENMQNPYIGLLQNKTVFLLLSRGAQGYEKGEYNEHMNFQSNYLKTVFNIIGITNIHTVAVNGESFDSEKYQESINNSHQAIRDLIDKELN from the coding sequence ATGAAGAAAGTATTAGTTGTAAATTCAAGTGCCAGAAAACAAAATTCTAAAAGCAGAAAACTTACCGAAGTATTTACAGATCATTGGAAAAGCATCCAAAATAATGCCCTTATTAATTATCGTGATTTAGGTGAAAGTCATGTTCCTCATATCAACGAAAATTGGATTGCAGCAGCTTTCAAACCAGAAAACCTAAGATCTTTGGAAGAAATTGAAGCTTTAAAAACAAGTGACGAATATATTGCCGAATTGCGTGAAGCCGATATAATTGTAATTGGTGCGCCAATGTACAATTGGTCTATTCCAAGTAGTTTAAAAGCTTACATTGATCAGGTTTTAAGAGTCAACGAAACCTGGAAACTAAATCCGGAGAATATGCAGAATCCTTATATTGGTTTACTTCAAAATAAAACTGTATTTCTGTTGCTTTCAAGAGGCGCTCAAGGTTATGAAAAAGGAGAATATAACGAGCATATGAATTTTCAAAGCAATTATCTAAAAACCGTTTTTAATATTATAGGTATTACCAACATTCACACAGTAGCTGTAAACGGAGAAAGTTTTGATTCCGAAAAATATCAGGAATCTATAAATAATTCGCATCAAGCGATAAGAGATTTAATCGACAAAGAATTGAATTAG
- a CDS encoding helix-turn-helix domain-containing protein, translating to MTAIKESSTIQENKQYALEKCPVTYVMEKIGGYWKPIIIYHLSGGSKRYSELKRAIPAVTEKMLIQHLKQLEADNLVIREAKPVVPPYVTYRLSAAGNGLMPVIEAMATWAFKDKEDGFSDTSSGL from the coding sequence ATGACAGCAATTAAAGAATCTTCGACTATTCAGGAAAATAAGCAATATGCCTTAGAAAAATGCCCTGTAACATATGTTATGGAAAAAATTGGCGGCTATTGGAAACCCATTATTATCTATCATCTTTCTGGCGGAAGTAAACGCTATAGCGAATTAAAAAGAGCAATTCCGGCCGTAACCGAGAAAATGTTGATTCAGCATTTAAAGCAGCTTGAAGCCGATAATCTTGTTATCAGAGAAGCCAAACCTGTTGTTCCTCCTTATGTAACGTATCGTTTGAGTGCCGCAGGAAATGGCTTAATGCCGGTTATAGAAGCGATGGCAACTTGGGCTTTTAAGGACAAAGAAGACGGGTTTAGCGACACTTCATCTGGACTGTAG
- a CDS encoding NAD(P)H-binding protein has product MKITILGSLGNIGKPLTQKLIASGNQVTVVSSNSDRVATIEALGAKAAIGSVSDADFLKNTFAETDAVFALTPPNMGGSNVIANTIDAGKAIATAIAAAGVKRVVMLSSIGADLPEGTGPIKGLYNIEKIYETLENVSVTFLRAGFFYNNLYANVPMIKGAGIIGSNYAAETVIPFVHPENIATAAAEELVKTTSGKNIRYIISDVRTPNDVAKVLGLAIDKPELPWIEFTDEQSLGGMKEAGVPEEIAGLYTEMGSGLNSGKIQNDFLSNKFSVDGTTKLEDFAKEFAANF; this is encoded by the coding sequence ATGAAAATTACAATTTTAGGTTCATTAGGAAATATAGGAAAACCTTTGACTCAAAAACTTATTGCGTCAGGAAATCAGGTAACAGTTGTGAGCAGTAACTCAGACAGAGTAGCAACTATCGAGGCTTTGGGAGCAAAAGCAGCAATAGGATCTGTTAGTGATGCTGACTTTTTGAAAAATACATTTGCAGAAACTGATGCTGTTTTTGCATTGACACCGCCAAATATGGGAGGATCAAATGTGATTGCGAATACTATAGATGCAGGAAAAGCGATCGCAACAGCAATTGCAGCAGCGGGAGTAAAACGTGTGGTTATGTTAAGTAGTATTGGTGCCGATTTACCTGAAGGAACTGGTCCAATTAAAGGGCTTTATAACATCGAGAAAATATACGAAACATTAGAAAATGTATCGGTTACTTTTCTTCGTGCCGGATTTTTCTACAATAATTTATATGCGAATGTTCCGATGATAAAAGGAGCGGGGATTATTGGTTCAAATTATGCAGCAGAAACTGTAATTCCATTTGTACATCCTGAAAATATTGCAACTGCAGCGGCCGAAGAGTTGGTAAAAACTACATCAGGAAAAAACATTCGTTATATTATTAGTGATGTTCGTACGCCAAATGATGTTGCAAAGGTTTTAGGTTTAGCAATTGATAAACCGGAATTACCGTGGATAGAATTTACAGATGAACAATCTCTTGGCGGAATGAAAGAAGCCGGAGTGCCGGAAGAAATAGCCGGATTATATACTGAAATGGGATCTGGTTTAAATAGCGGTAAGATTCAGAATGATTTTTTAAGCAATAAATTTTCTGTTGACGGAACAACAAAACTGGAAGATTTTGCAAAAGAATTTGCTGCGAATTTCTAA